The Plodia interpunctella isolate USDA-ARS_2022_Savannah chromosome 11, ilPloInte3.2, whole genome shotgun sequence genome includes a window with the following:
- the LOC128673533 gene encoding apyrase — protein sequence MYDTYEFEDRNMRGTLRDWRKALRTPATYRVGNTVRIQPQFVFLIALVGVFLLVLFYYNWWTTDQTHVTHKWTSISRRYNRTYPFSQPVHNGDLVTFRFGIVADLDTNSKSSTKPHTYVSYLKKGYLVYDKKKQYVNVNWDLTPAIQLSSTYSHKGRGMELSELIIYDGRLLTFDDRSGMVFEIINNKVVPWVILTDGNGYAEKGFKSEWATVKDDILYVGSMGKEWTTAAGNFQSYDPMWVKAINMNGEVQHLSWVNQYKSIRSSIGIQWPGYMIHESGVWSSVTQKWHFLPRRCSHDAYNETLDEVRGCNYLITADSEFKTIQAFEITKRQPKYGYSSFKFIPGTNDEAIVALKSTEFEGKTATYISAFKTDGTVLLHDSLVENLKYEGLEFL from the exons atgtatgacACTTACGAATTCGAAGATAGAAACATGAGAGGTACTCTTCGGGATTGGAGGAAGGCGCTCCGTACGCCTGCGACTTATCGAGTCGGGAACACAGTTAGGATTCAACCCCAGTTTGTGTTTCTAATAGCTTTAGTCGGAGTATTTTTGttagtgttattttattacaattggTGGACTACAGACCAAACCCATGTAACACATAAATGGACGAGTATTTCACGACGATACAATAGAACATATCCATTTTCTCAGCCAGTGCACAATGGTGATCTAGTGACATTTCGGTTTGGTATAGTAGCCGATTTAGATACAAATTCTAAAAGTAGCACAAAGCCACATACTTATGTTAGTTATTTAAAGAAAGGGTATCTTGTTTATGATAAGAAAAAGCAATATGTGAATGTGAATTGGGACCTAACACCAGCAATACAACTTTCTTCAACATACTCTCATAAAGGAAGAGGCATGGAGCTATCGGAGCTGATTATTTATGATGGCAGATTGCTCACCTTTGATGATCGCTCTGGTAtg GTCTTCGAAATCATAAACAATAAAGTTGTGCCCTGGGTGATATTGACAGATGGAAATGGATATGCTGAAAAAGGTTTTAAATCTGAATGGGCAACAGTGAAAGATGACATCTTATATGTTGGCTCTATGGGCAAAGAGTGGACTACTGCGGCAGGAAACTTCCAGAGTTATGACCCAATGTGGGTGAAGGCAATCAATATGAATGGagag gtTCAACACCTGAGCTGggtaaatcaatataaatcaATCCGAAGCTCCATTGGCATCCAATGGCCAGGGTACATGATCCACGAGTCAGGAGTGTGGTCATCTGTTACTCAGAAATGGCACTTCTTGCCCCGGAGATGTAGCCACGATGCCTACAATGAAACCTTGGATGAAGTGAGGGGATGCAACTATTTGATCACAGCTGATAGTGAATTCAAGACTATACAGGCATTTGAG ATCACAAAACGTCAACCTAAATATGGCTACTCatcattcaaatttattccTGGAACTAATGATGAAGCTATCGTTGCGTTGAAGAGTACAGAGTTCGAAGGGAAGACTGCCACATACATAAGTGCATTTAAAACTGATGGTACTGTATTACTTCATGACTCACTTGTAGAGAACCTCAAGTATGAAGGATTGgagtttttataa